The following DNA comes from Sphingorhabdus sp. M41.
GAGATAGCGCGCATAAGTCATGGTGGATTGATCGGTCATGCGAGATAGTAACGCCGCGATGCGCTTATGGGAAGAGCCAGCCTAACCGACCATCTCGCTTTCGCGCCGGGATATTCTGATGCCTTCTTCGGCGGTGGTCAGCCCTTCGCGGACAAGGGCTCTCGCTGCGGAGCCCAGATTGGGCTGGCGGAGAAACGCATGGGATGCGATCCGCGCCTCGTCTCCGCCATTATTGATCAGTTTTCTGAGCGTGTCATCGATGCGGATCGCCTCGAACACCCCGATCCGGCCCTGAAAGCCGGTCTGGTTGCAATGGTCGCAGCCGGTCTCGCGATAGACCACCGTGCCATTGTCGAAACCGAGCAACGAAGCCAGCGAGCCATCGGCCTGGATCGGCGTGCGGCAATGTTCGCATAATTTCCTGACCAGACGCTGAGCGATCACTGCGCGCAGGGTCGAGGCGAGCAGAAACGGCTCCACCTTCATGTCGCGCATCCGGGTGATCGCACCGACCGCATCATTGGTGTGCACGGTCGAGAGCACGAGATGGCCGGTAAGACTGGCCTGCACCGCGATCTCGGCCGTTTCGCGGTCGCGGATCTCGCCGATCATCACCACGTCCGGGTCTTGGCGCAGGATCGCGCGCAGACCAGCAGCAAAGGTCAGCCCGACCTTCGCGTTGACCTGCGTCTGGCCAATGCCCTCAATCGCATATTCCACCGGATCCTCGACGGTCAGGATATTGCGGCTGCCGTCGTTGAGCTGCTTGAGCCCGGCATAAAGCGTGGTGGTCTTTCCCGAGCCAGTCGGTCCGGTGACCAGGATGATGCCATTGGGTTCGCTGAGCGCATCGGTGAGGATAGCATGCGTCGTTTCCGACATGCCGAGCAAATCGAGCGATATCCCGGCGCTTTCCTTGTCGAGAATCCGCATCACCACCCGCTCGCTTGCCCGGTTGGGCAAGGTCGAGACGCGCACGTCGAGCAATTTCCCGCCCAGCGTCAAGCTGATCCGGCCATCCTGCGGGATGCGGCGCTCGGCTATATCCAGCCGCGCCATCACCTTGATCCGGTTGACGATCACGCCCGCGACATGCGGCGGCATTCTGAGCTTCTCGGTCAGCACACCGTCGACCCGCATCCGCACGACAAGACCGGTCTCATAGGGTTCAATATGGATATCCGAAGCCCCCTGCCGTGCGGCTTCGGCAATGATCCCGTTGATCAGCCGGATCGTCGGCGCATCATCGGCGCTGTCGAGCAGGTCCTCGGCGCTGGGAATATCCCCGGCAATATCGTCCAGCCCTTCGCCGGCCAGCGCCATGTCACCCGCCATGGCGGCGGCGCTGCCGTCCATCGCATAATGGGCGCTGAGCAGCTTCTCGAACGCCGGCCCATCGACCGGTTCCACGTCAAAGGGCAGAGCCAGATAACGGCGAACCTCGAGCAAGGCCGAGGGATCGGAACCTTCGCGCATCGCGATCGAGGCGCGGTCGCCTTCCATTGAACAGATCAATACGCCGCGATCGCGGGCATAGCTGTAGGGAAGGTCGAGCAGAGGCGATGGCGAACGGAAAACATTCCGATCACCGGCCATCCTGTCGTCCGCAGAGACATTCTCCCCGTTCACTGAAATGCACCCTGACTATGGCCAGCCCATTGCTTGCTCAAGGCTGCGCAGCATGCAGCCAAAGTCTCTGGAAGTCCGCCGCGCATCACAATATCCTTCCGCTGCCATCCATGAACTGGATAGAAAAATAGTGTGACGCTGCGACGACTCCTTTTTGACAGATAGATTACAAATTTCGGCCTAGAAGTTCAGACCAATGCTCATCGAGAAACGCGTACCAACATCATAGGCATTGTTCAGGATTTGGGTGGAGCCCAAAGTCTGGGATTCGCGATAATCGGTGCCCAGAATATTCCGTGCTTCCACTTTCAATTCGAAATCCTGCCCGGCAATGTTCAATTCTTCGCGGACGACAAAATCCAGTTGCCAACCGGTCCGTTCGATCAGGTCCGGCTGGTCCTGCGGACCGCGAGCGGTGACGCGCGGGCTGTTATAGGTGACGAGCAATGTCTGCTGTGACAACGGACCATCTTCGCGTTCCATGCCAAATTGCAGATTGGCAACATGCGTGGATTGACCGGTCAATCGGTCACCATCGTCGAACACATTTGACGCATCGGTGGGCAGCAGGGTCACGGGATTGATCGCCTGATCGCCGGCAGCCACCTTAATTTCCGACTTGGTATAGGTATAGTTTGCGGCCAACAGCAGTCGACGGTCATCAAAGAAACTGCCGCCGAGATCATAGAGCGGGAAATATTTTACAAGCTCCAGTTCTGCCCCATAAAGTTCTGCTGTGGGAGCATTGGAAAATCCTGTAAACAACGTACCCCCACCCTGAACAAAAGCGACATTTTCGATTGGATTGTCGATTTTCTTGTAGAATCCGGCGATGGTGACGCGCTCGCCCCGTCCGATATAATATTCAAACCGGCCTTCAAAATTCAGCAACTCGCTATCGGTAAGCAGCGGGTTGCCGATAAACGTGCGGTCGGTTTCTAGATCAAGAAATTGCTGCGGTGCGAGTTCGCGAAATTGCGGCCGGGCAATGGTTTTCGAAGCAGCAAAGCGAAATTGCATATCATCGGCGAAATTCCAGGTCAGAGTAGCCGCCGGCAACCAATAGTCGTTAGCAAGACTGGTCGCGACAGTGGCTGCTCCGCCTTGCAACAGGATCGGGGTCACGGATTGCATTGCATCCTCGTAGCGTACGCCGACGTTCAGTCGCAAACCTTCGCTCAGCTCAGCGTCGAATTGTCCGTATCCCGCATGGACTTCAAGTTGTGCTTCATAGGCAGGAACCGAAGTTTGGGCAGCAACTTCGCGCAATTCGATCTTGTGGGTAAAAACATTATAGTCGGAGAGCAGGAAGTCGATCCGCTCCTGTTCGATCGGATTGGGCAAACCGTTGGCGGGCACAAAGCGAAAGGCACGGCGTTGGGCCTGCCGGTCGTTGAGATAATAATTATACCCCACGGTCAGATTCACCGGCACACCAATGTTGGTTTCATATCCGAGGTCGGCTCCGGCTCCATAGACATCATCATTGAGGTCGCTGAACTGGACACGCGCCGATTGTCCGGGAGAGGTCAGGTCGTTTACAAAATCCTGCGCGACGATCTTGTCAAACGCATAGCTGTAGGTCCGCTGGTAGGGTGCATCCCGCTTGGAATTGGCCCAGGCCCCACGAACATCGAGCGATATTTCATCAAATTTAAACTCGCCAACAAATTGGGTGGTGAAAAGCTGCCTTTCAAACCAGCTGGTGCGGCCTTGATTCAGCAGG
Coding sequences within:
- the gspE gene encoding type II secretion system ATPase GspE, translated to MAGDRNVFRSPSPLLDLPYSYARDRGVLICSMEGDRASIAMREGSDPSALLEVRRYLALPFDVEPVDGPAFEKLLSAHYAMDGSAAAMAGDMALAGEGLDDIAGDIPSAEDLLDSADDAPTIRLINGIIAEAARQGASDIHIEPYETGLVVRMRVDGVLTEKLRMPPHVAGVIVNRIKVMARLDIAERRIPQDGRISLTLGGKLLDVRVSTLPNRASERVVMRILDKESAGISLDLLGMSETTHAILTDALSEPNGIILVTGPTGSGKTTTLYAGLKQLNDGSRNILTVEDPVEYAIEGIGQTQVNAKVGLTFAAGLRAILRQDPDVVMIGEIRDRETAEIAVQASLTGHLVLSTVHTNDAVGAITRMRDMKVEPFLLASTLRAVIAQRLVRKLCEHCRTPIQADGSLASLLGFDNGTVVYRETGCDHCNQTGFQGRIGVFEAIRIDDTLRKLINNGGDEARIASHAFLRQPNLGSAARALVREGLTTAEEGIRISRRESEMVG
- a CDS encoding TonB-dependent receptor domain-containing protein encodes the protein MTKRTAMMASLLLSTALVAPAAYAQTTAADDPAVETIQPDDAQDDDDNVDISAPGGDFGGEIIVRGKYIPNPIRATSEVVSVLGEAEIARAADGDIAGSLQRVTGLSVVGGRFVFVRGLGERYSLALLNGLPLPSPEPLRRVVPLDLFPTSVIASTVVQKSYSANYPGEFGGGVINLTTKSTPDEPFLKVKFGVSGDSETTGKLGYVYDGSDSDIIGYDDGLRAIPNGLAQALAKNIPISAGTEFSSTDLQNFAASLNNAETNLIQRNMDIPANFSAEITGGTSFDVGDALVGVVATAGFDNSWRTRGGVQQTSQGIVNIDGEEGLRPDQNFNFVTTENRIIVNGLLGLSAEFGEHKLRFTNLYIHDTSKEASIKAGIDAINVDEETLLNQGRTSWFERQLFTTQFVGEFKFDEISLDVRGAWANSKRDAPYQRTYSYAFDKIVAQDFVNDLTSPGQSARVQFSDLNDDVYGAGADLGYETNIGVPVNLTVGYNYYLNDRQAQRRAFRFVPANGLPNPIEQERIDFLLSDYNVFTHKIELREVAAQTSVPAYEAQLEVHAGYGQFDAELSEGLRLNVGVRYEDAMQSVTPILLQGGAATVATSLANDYWLPAATLTWNFADDMQFRFAASKTIARPQFRELAPQQFLDLETDRTFIGNPLLTDSELLNFEGRFEYYIGRGERVTIAGFYKKIDNPIENVAFVQGGGTLFTGFSNAPTAELYGAELELVKYFPLYDLGGSFFDDRRLLLAANYTYTKSEIKVAAGDQAINPVTLLPTDASNVFDDGDRLTGQSTHVANLQFGMEREDGPLSQQTLLVTYNSPRVTARGPQDQPDLIERTGWQLDFVVREELNIAGQDFELKVEARNILGTDYRESQTLGSTQILNNAYDVGTRFSMSIGLNF